The sequence TTATCACTATTTGACTGTCTGTCTTCCTCAACAACCCTTACCAATTTGATATAAACTTGTTAAGTGCAAGATAAACGAATAAGTATTTAACATACAAAATGTAAACTATTGAGTGTAAATAATATTAGTATCGTCAAATCATATAATCTGCACTTCTCCTAAATATGCGTCCAACTACATATTATTAACCAATAATCTGACAGAAAAATGTATTTACATCATATTGCTAGAGCAAAAATTATAAAACCACGCTAGTTTCAAAATTTCACAATTTCAAGCTTACtagatataaaataaaaaaaattatcaaaccaAAATACGGagagaaatataatatatttcacCTCCCAATATTTAGGCTGTTAAAATGTTCGTTTTTACTCTCTGCTCTCAATTCAATCATGGTGATCTTTATGCGCATATGAAGATGAATCATATTTAGGACATCATCATCATCGTTCAACGTCACGTACATCTTGTGTCGTGGAGCTACATATTGCGAAATCATAGATTCCGGAGTAATCACTGCACATTTCTTTCCAAGCCTCACAAATATATCCATCAGACTACAATTACTGAAAATTGAAATCACAAACAACTGCTTCTTGCACTTACAACTACCCAAAAACGAAAGGTTGCAAGCCCTACTTACATATTTCATTTTGCACTTaatacataaaaacataaaaagttAATACTGTAAAGAATTTCAAGACAATTTTACAAAAGTTAACAACTTCTACAATAAAGAAATAAACTGTAAAATTAGAGGATAAAATTGTATTAATCGACAAATTGGGGCAATATTCCAGATAATCAACTCACAATTGAAacacaaaatcaataataatactaaAACATAAACATTAGAAACGTAATCGGTAGAATTCACAAATGTAGGGAATTTACAGAAAatcaagcaataacaacaacaatattaaaattgaaacaaataaaacaaaattaaatcacaAACATGTAATTTCAggaaaaaaacataaaacttgAGGAAATAAACGAACTTTCAACTCGTCTTCAATTGTTTTTGGTTCGGTTCTTATCACTCAATAAATCTACACTTCAAGGGTTTTGTCGGCTTCAAGGTCGACAGATTTCTTATCAACACGATCTCTTCAAGGGTCTTCTCAGCACGACAGATTTCTTATCAGCACGACGGATTTCTTATGAGCAcgaccaatttcaaaaatttcttcTGCACAACGTCTTCATGTTTCAGGGCTCAAGTCGTTGATGTTCGCCCCAAAATGAGATTTCTTTTGGAGGATGActgtttgaaaaataaataaaaggggTAAAAGTGAGTCAATTGAATAAAAGGGGCAATAATGGTGAATCAGAGAGTTAGAATGTATGTTAATTTTGtcaaaaaatgagaagaaataaAATCTTAACTAGCGACTgaactcaaattttaaaatattgttggGGATTTTAGGACAATTGCCCccattaaaaatatgaaaagtacTAAAGAggaacttttattatttaatactGCATGATCAAACCGAAACTAAACAACCCATTTAAAGAAAGAACATTTCTATCAtaagaataaaattattttttcaaaaagaaaatcaaatgaCCTTTTTTTTTTGAGGAAAAATCAAATGACTTCGTCCACTATTTTTATCTCATACAATTTCTTCTACTCCATAGTTGACCGTAGCTGGATTCCTTAGGGGTTTTGTGGTGGGGCCCTTGAATGTTACGAGAATCttgattattaatttatatttatatacaaattgaataatattttcaaCGAAACtataatatttatcattttttggaGTATTACGTGCTTGTGCCGATTGATCCAAAGCATGAGCTGAGCACTACTGTGTACAGGTAATATAATAttctatgtatatatatatgtatgtatgtgtatatatatgtatgtgtgtatgtgtgcAGTGTGTATATAATATAGCTGAGGGGGGAGAGAGACGGGGGACTTGGTTTGTGAGGTTTCTTCGTGCTTTGGTTTTTCTGATATTggttaaaaaatataaacttaGGATTTTTTTGTAAGTATACacaagaacaaattttcagAGTTGAGGCCCTACCCAGCGTACATGTGTTGCTGAGATTCCTGAATCACGGGCAGCCACCACAAGTTTTTCTGAGTGTACGAAAtttaatgtatttatttatttcgatTATTGGGGTTTGAATTCGGGAAATAAACCAACCACTGTTGGAATATCCAAGAATCTTTGCACACAGCTAGTTGCTTCTCAAATCTTTCTGTCTGATGCTTCCTTGTTTGGTGTttcttttttccatttttgTGGGTTTTATCTGCTGGCTATACTTTCGCAGTGTTCTCTGTGAaggtctatatatatatatattttttggttttgttGGATTTTAATGGAAACCCtgttgtttgtttgttttaatgGTGGGAACAAGAATCTTGGTGAATGGAGTCATGTCTTTTGACACCTGTAAAGAATCTTCTGAAAGTTAGTTAGTTGTACTTGTGTTTCTCCTGATGTTTCACATCCTTTGTTCTTTGTCTGAACCACACCTTTAGAGGATAATCCGATTGATTTGATTGTGAATTAATTgtgtgttcttttttttttcccccatCTGCGTCTAGATTTACTTATGGTGGAGGCTAATTTTGTTGAATATGGGATGTGATGCAGTTGTGATTGTGTGGGAAGATTGGgcaatggaagaaaatgtaCTTCCCCTTAATTCGGTGTTGGGTGCTTCTCCGTCTGATTCTTTCATGGATCTGGATTACATGGACCAGCTGTTTTTAGAAGGAGGTTGGTTAGAAACGCATGGACCCGAATTCCTGAGTTTTGATGCTTCGACTCCCATTTCACCTTTTGAACCTTCGTTTCTATGGTCGACTTTAGAAGCGAATACTGTCGAATTTGGCCGGGTCTCATCGAAAGAAGAGAGACAGAGATCATCTTTCCCCGAGAATCTATCCATAAGTCAAGCTCAAGATGCACTTGGTTCTCTGGGGCAACCCGAAAGCTATGTGGTTGAAGGTGTTGAATCAAGAAAAAGATTGTGGATTGCGCCTAGAGCTTCGACATCGATAATGGACCGATTATTTCAGGCTCTTGGATATATAAAAGATTACTCGAAGGATAAAGATGCCCTGATTCAAGTTTGGGTTCCCGTGAACAGAGATGGAGAACGTGTTCTGACTACAAATGATCGACTTGTTTCCGTCGACCGTAACTGTCCAAATCTTGCTCAATATCGGGAGATTTCAAGGGGTTACCAATTCTCCACCGAGGAAGGTTCAAAAGAAGCTGGATTGCCTGGTAGGGTGTTCCGGAATAAAATCCCTGAGTGGACTCCTGATGTTCGGTTCTTTACAAGGGACGAATATCCTCGAGTTGTTGATGCACAGAAATATGATATTCGTGGTACTCTTGCAGTTCCAGTTATGGAACAAGGTAGTCGAACTTGTTTGGGTGTGATCGAAGTTGTTTTGACAACACCCAAGCTCAAATATGGCGCGGAGCTAGAACGTGTCTGTAAAGCTCTTGAGGTTTGATTTTATGCCTTTTTCTGTATTTTCTTGGTACATCATCCAAGCATTATTATACTATGTTCCATGTTCTACAGCAACTGAAAAATACATATCCGAGACATTTGATTACTCAACTTCATGTCGCTTTTGTATGAAATTAGTGCTGAAATCTTGCTGTTAATCTAGTATATCGTTAGATACAtgttcaactcaacaaataatcttttttttatttgaattttctgACAAGAAAATAATTTGCTTGTGCATAGGCTGTTGATCTCAGGACTACTGAAGTTCCTGTGGCGCAAAATGTCAAGGTAGTTGGTTACATAATATATGTATTCCCCCACAATTTAGAGCTAACATTTTGgaatctgaaattttttttatctgagGAAGATGATTGTCAAGTTCTACTCCTATTGATATGCCCCTGATATTTGTGGTTCTTTTCTGCAGACAAGTGATATATCTTACCAAACTGCACTACCGGAAATTTTGGAAGTTCTTCAATCTGCCTGTGAAACACATGGATTACCTTTGGCTCAGACATGGGTTCCGTGCATCTTGCAAGGTAAAGGAGGATGTCGTCACTCTGATGATAATCTAGAAAACTGTGTCTCCACGGTAGATTCTGCTTGTTACATAGGCGATTCCCGTATTCAGGGGTTTCATGAAGCTTGCTCTGAGTACCACTTGTTGAAAGGTCAAGGCATAGTTGGTAAAGCGTTTAGAACTAATCAGCCCTGTTTCTCGCCTGATGTTACTTCGTTTAGTAAGACCGAATACCCTCTTTCTCACCACGCAAGAATGTTTGGACTACAAGCTGCTGTTGCTATACGACTTAGGAGTATTTGCACAGGTTCTGCGGACTTTGTATTGGAGTTCTTTTTGCCTATAGATTGCAAGGATTTAGAAGAACAGAAGAAAATGCTCACTTCTTTGTCGCATATAATACGAAATATTTGCCGGACTTTACGAGTTGTCACAGACAAAGAGTTGCAAGAAAATTTTACTTTGCCAGATGAAGAGTTGATAATTTCCCCATCCATGAGATTCAGCCAGGCACCTGATTCTAATTCGAGAGAAGGTTTCACATTTGTAACGAAACGATCTACTTCTGGTGATGGCAGTTCGGTCTACACGAACAGAACTGAAGAGAAAAGACGTGCTAAAGCTGATAAAACTATTACATTGCAAGTTCTTCGGCAACATTTTGCCGGTAGCCTGAAAGATGCTGCTAGGAATCTTGGTGGTGAGCATAAACTTTTTCCTTGACTTGTAGTGATGAgtaatttttccttttaattttttatatcaaagaTGATATTTGTAAATTAGTGTTTAATGTTGTGTTTTTTCCCTTTTATTTAATACCAGTTTGCCCCACAACTTTGAAGAGGATATGCAGGCAGCACGGAATACAGCGTTGGCCTTCTCGAAAAATCAAGAAAGTTGGCCATTCCCTACAAAAAATCCAACGTGTGATCGACTCTGTCCAAGGTGCCTCTGGTGTCTTGCAGATCGAATCTTTCTACTCAAACTTTCCTGAACTGGCGTCCCCAAATGCATCGAAAACTACCCATTTTTCGAATTTCGAATCTACTGATCATGTATGGCCTGCAGAAGTACATCATGAAAGCTTCCTTTCAAGCCCTCCAGCTGCTGTCTCTCTGtcaccttcttcttcttccagTCAAAGTTCCGGCTCAAGTGGATCTTGTTCCGGTGGAACACAGCCTAAATCATCTTTGAGCATTCCACGTCACGATGAATCAGTCTTTAAGGACAACGCCGATGGCATGTTCAAGAGGACTAGAAGTGATGCAAATTTACATCTATCAAGTGATGAGCAAAAGCTCCTTCAAAGATCCCGAAGCCAGGCATCTTTATACGTGACTGTTAAACCAGAAAATAGCCGTCCAGAAGCACAGGTTGGCGGTGGCATCAAAGCTCAAGAAAGAGTCCGTCCACGAGTAAAAGTTAGTTTTGGGGAAGAGAAGATCAGATTCCGGATCCAACATTCTTGGGGTTACAAAGATCTATACCAAGAAATTTGCAGAAGATTTGGTGTGAGTGACACTCAGGGATACCATCTCAAGTATTTGGACGACGATGCTGAATGGGTATTGCTAACATGCGACGATGATTTGGTAGAATGTGTGGATGTTTGTCACTCGTCTCAAACCGACACCATAAAGCTCCAACTTCTTGGCGATTCTCAAGCACATTTTGGTTCGTCATTTGGCAGTGGACATCATTCTTGATGGATCAGTTGATACGAAACCAGCAAGTACCTTAAACTTTGGCGTTCTTGCTATAATGGAAGAGCTTCTGAAAGTGGTTTGTCTTGTGAGTTTATTGCTCAAAAGTATGTCGCTACCGTGACTCGCACAGAACAATGCATTTTGTTCAATAATAAGGCGTTCGAAGGCACACAGCAGAACAAAATAGTTTATTGTCATGTAAAAAGGTTTCAAGCTTTTCTGAAACTGTTTCAGAAACATATCTAATCGCTCTTCTGCCTTCTTGGTATTGCCCCTGTCAAAAGAACTCGAAAGAATGCGAATATCTCGGAACTCGGTGAAGCTGCATACTGAACATTGCACAATACAGTTTACAGGCGAGGATATCACACTGAACACTACACTTGCTATATTTCATCGGTAAATGACGTTTCTCAATCTATGTTGAGAGCATCACCATTGTAAAGTTTGGTTCCTTTTCTAGAAATCTTAGTACACCACCATGCATGTTGATAAAGCTAACTTCATGTTGGTTTATGTGAAAGGGATAGAACTTTGTTGTGAGTTTGGTATACTTTCATTTTCAATCTTTCTCAATCTGTGGAGTCTTTaggactttgtaagtgttttatgcagtttatatttatctttaaaaaggaaaaataaacccaaaattatatatttgtataaatagttactaaaaaaaaaacatattaactATTGAGATGTCAGTACTGGTTTAATTCAAAAAAtgagatttgaaatttgaatttgaattggGATTTTAAATTAATGGATTTAGAATATCGTTTGgtgtttggtaaaaaaaaataattgtaaataataaattattaattaaatttcataatttattaggttgacaaaatttttgaaatgcgtgtgaattttgaatttgaatttaatatatcCTCTTTTATATGATGTTatacattcaatttttttaatcatataccAGAATAACTAATaactaatttaatatatttttttgtgtaaattaagtgaatctaatatataaacaaagaatgtatatatttttatttcatagtGATTCAAGTGCTTCTCAATTAATTGTGACGAACGatttaacttttatttatttgtttaactTTTACAACTTAGGAAATCAACTTCATAAGACTGATTTTATATCTTTGTGACACAAGAAATTTGCACAATAATATCGACGTTTATATTTGCATATACACATGAGAGGGGATATATATAGATTATATACACATAAAAAggaaatgaatttttatttaactatTAATGTTATCAGCACTCAATTGTTTGTTAGTCGCATCACTCTGTGAATAAATTTCACACATAAGTTTTAAGGCTTATTTATCAGGAACGTCTATGTTAAATAATTCTAGGATGCAATaataaacttaataaatcataatAAGAGTAATCAGAGCTAATATCCATAATCAGCGGAAATGTAAATCATGATAACACATAGTATCTCTGATATATTCGCGGTAAAACCTGAATAAAGttatacaaccatatcgaaattttatatatcaactcataaataaaatactcaTTAAATAACAAATGTTGAACCTCCTCAGAAATCACTGGTCTCCGTTAGTCATTGTCTGCGTCGCCTGGCTCTGCCCCGTGGGAATATGTTTTCCAAGATAAAAGCAAGGACATGAACTACCTAATCGTCCAATACATAATGTATTAGTATACAAACCTATATGTGCATACATGAATCATGAACTGGTGATCTGCGATCAAACTGAAAACTCGTGCTCAGTCAATGTCTAAGCAAATGAGAGAGTAGCACGCAAGTCCGTCAAATTAGTTGGTGGTTCCCATACTCAATCCAGATCTTGGACCTGAAATATCAAGAGTAATCATAGCACGCTGCTCCGTAGAGTGAATGGGTGATTCACGACTCCCGATAATCGTGACATAAGACTGAGCGACCCTCACTAGATAAACCTTATCTCAAGGAATGAACTGTCTCAAAATTATATGCAAATGCCACATG comes from Primulina huaijiensis isolate GDHJ02 chromosome 2, ASM1229523v2, whole genome shotgun sequence and encodes:
- the LOC140966303 gene encoding protein NLP5-like isoform X5 — encoded protein: MEENVLPLNSVLGASPSDSFMDLDYMDQLFLEGGWLETHGPEFLSFDASTPISPFEPSFLWSTLEANTVEFGRVSSKEERQRSSFPENLSISQAQDALGSLGQPESYVVEGVESRKRLWIAPRASTSIMDRLFQALGYIKDYSKDKDALIQVWVPVNRDGERVLTTNDRLVSVDRNCPNLAQYREISRGYQFSTEEGSKEAGLPGRVFRNKIPEWTPDVRFFTRDEYPRVVDAQKYDIRGTLAVPVMEQGSRTCLGVIEVVLTTPKLKYGAELERVCKALEAVDLRTTEVPVAQNVKTSDISYQTALPEILEVLQSACETHGLPLAQTWVPCILQGKGGCRHSDDNLENCVSTVDSACYIGDSRIQGFHEACSEYHLLKGQGIVGKAFRTNQPCFSPDVTSFSKTEYPLSHHARMFGLQAAVAIRLRSICTGSADFVLEFFLPIDCKDLEEQKKMLTSLSHIIRNICRTLRVVTDKELQENFTLPDEELIISPSMRFSQAPDSNSREGFTFVTKRSTSGDGSSVYTNRTEEKRRAKADKTITLQVLRQHFAGSLKDAARNLGVCPTTLKRICRQHGIQRWPSRKIKKVGHSLQKIQRVIDSVQGASGVLQIESFYSNFPELASPNASKTTHFSNFESTDHVWPAEVHHESFLSSPPAAVSLSPSSSSSQSSGSSGSCSGGTQPKSSLSIPRHDESVFKDNADGMFKRTRSDANLHLSSDEQKLLQRSRSQASLYVTVKPENSRPEAQVGGGIKAQERVRPRVKVSFGEEKIRFRIQHSWGYKDLYQEICRRFGVSDTQGYHLKYLDDDAEWVLLTCDDDLVECVDVCHSSQTDTIKLQLLGDSQAHFGSSFGSGHHS
- the LOC140966303 gene encoding protein NLP5-like isoform X3; translation: MVGTRILVNGVMSFDTCKESSEIVIVWEDWAMEENVLPLNSVLGASPSDSFMDLDYMDQLFLEGGWLETHGPEFLSFDASTPISPFEPSFLWSTLEANTVEFGRVSSKEERQRSSFPENLSISQAQDALGSLGQPESYVVEGVESRKRLWIAPRASTSIMDRLFQALGYIKDYSKDKDALIQVWVPVNRDGERVLTTNDRLVSVDRNCPNLAQYREISRGYQFSTEEGSKEAGLPGRVFRNKIPEWTPDVRFFTRDEYPRVVDAQKYDIRGTLAVPVMEQGSRTCLGVIEVVLTTPKLKYGAELERVCKALEAVDLRTTEVPVAQNVKTSDISYQTALPEILEVLQSACETHGLPLAQTWVPCILQGKGGCRHSDDNLENCVSTVDSACYIGDSRIQGFHEACSEYHLLKGQGIVGKAFRTNQPCFSPDVTSFSKTEYPLSHHARMFGLQAAVAIRLRSICTGSADFVLEFFLPIDCKDLEEQKKMLTSLSHIIRNICRTLRVVTDKELQENFTLPDEELIISPSMRFSQAPDSNSREGFTFVTKRSTSGDGSSVYTNRTEEKRRAKADKTITLQVLRQHFAGSLKDAARNLGVCPTTLKRICRQHGIQRWPSRKIKKVGHSLQKIQRVIDSVQGASGVLQIESFYSNFPELASPNASKTTHFSNFESTDHVWPAEVHHESFLSSPPAAVSLSPSSSSSQSSGSSGSCSGGTQPKSSLSIPRHDESVFKDNADGMFKRTRSDANLHLSSDEQKLLQRSRSQASLYVTVKPENSRPEAQVGGGIKAQERVRPRVKVSFGEEKIRFRIQHSWGYKDLYQEICRRFGVSDTQGYHLKYLDDDAEWVLLTCDDDLVECVDVCHSSQTDTIKLQLLGDSQAHFGSSFGSGHHS
- the LOC140966303 gene encoding protein NLP5-like isoform X1; this encodes MESCLLTPVKNLLKIYLWWRLILLNMGCDAVVIVWEDWAMEENVLPLNSVLGASPSDSFMDLDYMDQLFLEGGWLETHGPEFLSFDASTPISPFEPSFLWSTLEANTVEFGRVSSKEERQRSSFPENLSISQAQDALGSLGQPESYVVEGVESRKRLWIAPRASTSIMDRLFQALGYIKDYSKDKDALIQVWVPVNRDGERVLTTNDRLVSVDRNCPNLAQYREISRGYQFSTEEGSKEAGLPGRVFRNKIPEWTPDVRFFTRDEYPRVVDAQKYDIRGTLAVPVMEQGSRTCLGVIEVVLTTPKLKYGAELERVCKALEAVDLRTTEVPVAQNVKTSDISYQTALPEILEVLQSACETHGLPLAQTWVPCILQGKGGCRHSDDNLENCVSTVDSACYIGDSRIQGFHEACSEYHLLKGQGIVGKAFRTNQPCFSPDVTSFSKTEYPLSHHARMFGLQAAVAIRLRSICTGSADFVLEFFLPIDCKDLEEQKKMLTSLSHIIRNICRTLRVVTDKELQENFTLPDEELIISPSMRFSQAPDSNSREGFTFVTKRSTSGDGSSVYTNRTEEKRRAKADKTITLQVLRQHFAGSLKDAARNLGVCPTTLKRICRQHGIQRWPSRKIKKVGHSLQKIQRVIDSVQGASGVLQIESFYSNFPELASPNASKTTHFSNFESTDHVWPAEVHHESFLSSPPAAVSLSPSSSSSQSSGSSGSCSGGTQPKSSLSIPRHDESVFKDNADGMFKRTRSDANLHLSSDEQKLLQRSRSQASLYVTVKPENSRPEAQVGGGIKAQERVRPRVKVSFGEEKIRFRIQHSWGYKDLYQEICRRFGVSDTQGYHLKYLDDDAEWVLLTCDDDLVECVDVCHSSQTDTIKLQLLGDSQAHFGSSFGSGHHS
- the LOC140966303 gene encoding protein NLP5-like isoform X2; this encodes MLPCLVFLFSIFVGFICWLYFRSVLCEVVIVWEDWAMEENVLPLNSVLGASPSDSFMDLDYMDQLFLEGGWLETHGPEFLSFDASTPISPFEPSFLWSTLEANTVEFGRVSSKEERQRSSFPENLSISQAQDALGSLGQPESYVVEGVESRKRLWIAPRASTSIMDRLFQALGYIKDYSKDKDALIQVWVPVNRDGERVLTTNDRLVSVDRNCPNLAQYREISRGYQFSTEEGSKEAGLPGRVFRNKIPEWTPDVRFFTRDEYPRVVDAQKYDIRGTLAVPVMEQGSRTCLGVIEVVLTTPKLKYGAELERVCKALEAVDLRTTEVPVAQNVKTSDISYQTALPEILEVLQSACETHGLPLAQTWVPCILQGKGGCRHSDDNLENCVSTVDSACYIGDSRIQGFHEACSEYHLLKGQGIVGKAFRTNQPCFSPDVTSFSKTEYPLSHHARMFGLQAAVAIRLRSICTGSADFVLEFFLPIDCKDLEEQKKMLTSLSHIIRNICRTLRVVTDKELQENFTLPDEELIISPSMRFSQAPDSNSREGFTFVTKRSTSGDGSSVYTNRTEEKRRAKADKTITLQVLRQHFAGSLKDAARNLGVCPTTLKRICRQHGIQRWPSRKIKKVGHSLQKIQRVIDSVQGASGVLQIESFYSNFPELASPNASKTTHFSNFESTDHVWPAEVHHESFLSSPPAAVSLSPSSSSSQSSGSSGSCSGGTQPKSSLSIPRHDESVFKDNADGMFKRTRSDANLHLSSDEQKLLQRSRSQASLYVTVKPENSRPEAQVGGGIKAQERVRPRVKVSFGEEKIRFRIQHSWGYKDLYQEICRRFGVSDTQGYHLKYLDDDAEWVLLTCDDDLVECVDVCHSSQTDTIKLQLLGDSQAHFGSSFGSGHHS
- the LOC140966303 gene encoding protein NLP5-like isoform X4, producing MGCDAVVIVWEDWAMEENVLPLNSVLGASPSDSFMDLDYMDQLFLEGGWLETHGPEFLSFDASTPISPFEPSFLWSTLEANTVEFGRVSSKEERQRSSFPENLSISQAQDALGSLGQPESYVVEGVESRKRLWIAPRASTSIMDRLFQALGYIKDYSKDKDALIQVWVPVNRDGERVLTTNDRLVSVDRNCPNLAQYREISRGYQFSTEEGSKEAGLPGRVFRNKIPEWTPDVRFFTRDEYPRVVDAQKYDIRGTLAVPVMEQGSRTCLGVIEVVLTTPKLKYGAELERVCKALEAVDLRTTEVPVAQNVKTSDISYQTALPEILEVLQSACETHGLPLAQTWVPCILQGKGGCRHSDDNLENCVSTVDSACYIGDSRIQGFHEACSEYHLLKGQGIVGKAFRTNQPCFSPDVTSFSKTEYPLSHHARMFGLQAAVAIRLRSICTGSADFVLEFFLPIDCKDLEEQKKMLTSLSHIIRNICRTLRVVTDKELQENFTLPDEELIISPSMRFSQAPDSNSREGFTFVTKRSTSGDGSSVYTNRTEEKRRAKADKTITLQVLRQHFAGSLKDAARNLGVCPTTLKRICRQHGIQRWPSRKIKKVGHSLQKIQRVIDSVQGASGVLQIESFYSNFPELASPNASKTTHFSNFESTDHVWPAEVHHESFLSSPPAAVSLSPSSSSSQSSGSSGSCSGGTQPKSSLSIPRHDESVFKDNADGMFKRTRSDANLHLSSDEQKLLQRSRSQASLYVTVKPENSRPEAQVGGGIKAQERVRPRVKVSFGEEKIRFRIQHSWGYKDLYQEICRRFGVSDTQGYHLKYLDDDAEWVLLTCDDDLVECVDVCHSSQTDTIKLQLLGDSQAHFGSSFGSGHHS